In the Campylobacter sp. RM6914 genome, one interval contains:
- the coaBC gene encoding bifunctional phosphopantothenoylcysteine decarboxylase/phosphopantothenate--cysteine ligase CoaBC → MLKGKKILLVVCGSISFYKSYEILSRLRKLGADVRVMLSDGALEFCNESGFEALCDHKILSSRTQDWQEGLSHINYAKTDLILIAPCSVNTINKLASGVCDNVFMQTLIASKAPLLIAPAANHNMLEHFSTCKNLEFLAQNGAQIIEPVVKTLACGDVGKGGLADIETILYHVKRSFCKQIFKEKKVLITGGATTEKIDEVRAITNFSSGKMAKALADAFFYAGADVSLLTSVKTQDVPYKVRNFTSSNELLGLLKDECKDTNLLIMCAAISDYISEEKFDGKLKKNKLGKNWSLKLTENIDILNELKDFKCRKIGFKLETDVSIAVDSAKKMLEQKGLDAVCLNVLREENKFGSDQNEISFITKNETINLQLASKEAIATKIVNLSNELR, encoded by the coding sequence ATGCTTAAGGGTAAAAAAATTTTATTGGTAGTTTGCGGTAGTATTTCATTTTATAAATCATACGAAATTCTCTCGCGCCTTAGAAAATTAGGCGCGGATGTTAGAGTAATGTTAAGCGATGGGGCGCTTGAATTTTGCAATGAGAGTGGATTTGAAGCACTTTGTGATCATAAAATTTTAAGCTCTCGAACACAGGATTGGCAGGAGGGTTTAAGCCACATAAACTACGCAAAAACCGACCTTATCTTGATTGCTCCATGCTCGGTAAACACCATAAATAAGCTAGCAAGTGGGGTTTGCGATAACGTCTTTATGCAAACTTTAATCGCCTCAAAAGCCCCGCTTTTGATAGCCCCTGCCGCAAATCACAACATGCTAGAGCATTTTTCTACATGTAAAAATTTAGAATTTTTAGCTCAAAACGGCGCACAAATCATCGAGCCGGTCGTTAAAACTCTAGCTTGCGGAGATGTCGGCAAGGGCGGCTTGGCAGACATTGAAACAATACTTTATCATGTCAAACGATCATTTTGCAAGCAAATTTTTAAAGAAAAAAAGGTTCTCATCACAGGTGGCGCAACCACTGAAAAGATAGACGAAGTAAGGGCTATCACAAATTTTTCAAGCGGCAAAATGGCAAAAGCCTTAGCGGATGCGTTTTTTTATGCAGGTGCGGATGTAAGCTTGCTTACTAGCGTTAAAACACAAGACGTGCCTTATAAAGTAAGAAATTTCACAAGCTCAAACGAGCTTTTAGGACTTTTAAAAGATGAGTGCAAAGACACCAACCTACTCATAATGTGTGCTGCGATTAGCGACTACATAAGCGAGGAAAAATTTGACGGCAAGCTTAAAAAAAACAAACTTGGAAAAAATTGGTCGCTAAAATTAACCGAAAATATCGATATATTAAACGAATTAAAAGACTTTAAATGTCGCAAAATCGGCTTTAAACTAGAAACCGATGTAAGCATTGCGGTAGATAGCGCCAAAAAAATGCTAGAACAAAAAGGACTTGATGCCGTTTGCCTAAACGTCTTAAGGGAAGAAAATAAATTTGGTAGCGACCAAAACGAAATCAGCTTTATAACAAAAAATGAAACCATAAATTTACAACTTGCTTCAAAAGAAGCTATAGCGACAAAAATAGTAAATTTATCAAATGAATTAAGATAA
- the glmU gene encoding bifunctional UDP-N-acetylglucosamine diphosphorylase/glucosamine-1-phosphate N-acetyltransferase GlmU, with amino-acid sequence MNNISIIILAAGLGTRMKSTTPKVMFKLSGVSMIRHVLKQAYEITNDVHVVLYHQKELIQEHILSEFKDTQIHIQDLANFPGTAGALKGIKFKGEKVLITCGDMPLVSAQELKSLCDKDADITMSSFVCKDPFGYGRVIEKDSKVTGIVEQKDASEEERKINRVNAGCYCFKREVLEEILPLINNQNSQKEYYLTDAIKIANQKNLSCVAVDVCEQNFMGINDKFQLSIAENIMQDNIKKEWMKFGINMRLPQTIFVDARAVFKGECVVEENVSILGECLIEESIIKSSSVIEESIIKSSDIGPLAHIRPKSKISGTHIGNFVEVKKGVLNGVKAGHLSYLGDCEIDNGTNIGCGTITCNYDGKAKHKTVIGKNVFIGSDSQLVAPVNIGDDVLIAAGSTVTSDVPSGALAISRGKQINKEGFFYKFFGKKDA; translated from the coding sequence ATGAATAATATTTCGATAATTATACTTGCCGCAGGGCTTGGAACAAGAATGAAATCAACAACTCCTAAAGTTATGTTTAAACTAAGCGGAGTTAGCATGATAAGGCATGTTTTAAAACAAGCTTATGAGATAACAAATGATGTTCACGTCGTGCTTTATCACCAAAAAGAACTTATACAAGAGCATATTTTATCAGAATTTAAAGACACGCAAATTCACATTCAAGATCTTGCAAATTTCCCAGGCACTGCAGGTGCTTTAAAGGGCATAAAATTTAAGGGCGAAAAAGTTTTAATCACATGCGGAGATATGCCTTTAGTTAGCGCACAAGAGCTAAAAAGCCTTTGCGATAAAGATGCGGATATAACGATGTCAAGCTTTGTTTGCAAAGATCCATTCGGCTATGGCCGTGTGATAGAAAAAGACAGCAAAGTAACAGGCATAGTAGAACAAAAAGATGCAAGCGAAGAAGAGCGTAAAATAAACCGCGTAAATGCCGGTTGCTACTGCTTTAAACGCGAAGTCTTAGAAGAAATTTTACCTCTTATCAATAACCAAAACTCGCAAAAAGAGTATTATCTAACTGACGCTATAAAAATTGCAAATCAAAAAAATCTAAGCTGTGTAGCTGTTGATGTTTGCGAGCAAAATTTCATGGGCATAAATGACAAATTTCAACTAAGCATAGCTGAGAATATCATGCAAGATAACATCAAAAAAGAGTGGATGAAATTTGGCATAAATATGCGCTTACCACAAACTATATTTGTAGACGCAAGAGCTGTTTTTAAAGGCGAATGCGTTGTTGAAGAAAACGTAAGCATACTTGGCGAATGCTTGATAGAAGAAAGCATTATAAAAAGCTCAAGCGTGATAGAAGAAAGCATTATAAAAAGCTCAGACATCGGACCTTTGGCTCACATACGGCCAAAAAGCAAGATATCAGGCACTCATATCGGAAATTTTGTCGAGGTAAAAAAGGGCGTATTAAACGGTGTTAAAGCCGGGCATTTAAGTTACCTGGGAGACTGCGAGATAGATAACGGAACAAATATCGGATGTGGAACTATAACTTGCAACTATGACGGCAAGGCAAAGCATAAAACCGTGATCGGCAAAAACGTCTTTATAGGATCCGACTCGCAACTAGTAGCCCCTGTAAACATAGGCGATGATGTCTTGATAGCAGCAGGAAGCACCGTAACTTCGGACGTGCCAAGCGGTGCATTAGCGATAAGTCGTGGCAAGCAGATCAACAAAGAGGGCTTTTTCTATAAATTTTTTGGTAAAAAAGATGCTTAA
- a CDS encoding motility protein A yields the protein MDLGTVVGWVLTLVLLFGAMAIGVGIGPYIDIPSIMIVFGGTIGVMMVGFKMETLKSVGKFYGIAVKPQQINLSETIKKLVDYSTKARRDGILALETDVNNETNLFMKKGLSMAVDGTEPDTIRALLEIDIDQSSSRHSANIKIFDQVGGFSGSMGMIGTLIGLVAMLLNMSDPSAIGPSMAVALLTTLYGAMIGNIIGAPVANILSIRDADETLEKQMVLEGIMAIQSGDNPRTLEAKLLAFLPPKDRKSQFE from the coding sequence ATGGATTTAGGAACCGTTGTCGGTTGGGTTTTAACTCTTGTTTTACTTTTTGGAGCTATGGCGATAGGCGTAGGGATAGGGCCTTACATAGATATACCGTCTATTATGATTGTTTTTGGCGGAACCATCGGTGTAATGATGGTCGGCTTTAAAATGGAAACACTTAAAAGTGTCGGCAAATTTTACGGTATAGCCGTAAAGCCTCAACAGATAAATCTTAGCGAAACTATAAAAAAACTTGTTGATTACTCTACTAAGGCTAGACGTGACGGTATCTTAGCGCTTGAAACCGATGTAAATAACGAAACAAATCTTTTTATGAAAAAAGGACTTTCAATGGCGGTTGACGGCACAGAGCCTGATACTATACGCGCACTTTTGGAGATAGACATCGATCAGTCCTCGTCAAGACATAGCGCAAATATCAAAATTTTTGATCAAGTCGGTGGATTTTCGGGATCTATGGGTATGATAGGAACGCTAATCGGACTTGTTGCGATGCTTTTAAATATGTCAGATCCTTCGGCGATCGGTCCATCAATGGCGGTTGCTCTCTTAACAACTCTTTATGGAGCGATGATAGGAAACATCATTGGAGCACCGGTTGCCAATATCTTGTCTATACGTGATGCGGATGAGACACTTGAAAAACAGATGGTTTTAGAGGGTATCATGGCGATACAGTCGGGAGACAACCCAAGGACGCTTGAGGCAAAACTGCTAGCATTCTTGCCTCCAAAAGATAGAAAAAGTCAGTTTGAGTAA
- a CDS encoding flagellar motor protein MotB produces the protein MAKLIKPSDCPKCMPGWLATFGDLMSLLLCFFVLLLSMATMDAKKFENAIGSLAGALSVLEGGSRPQVQKEQEMSLETSTRETRAKLKSENEIMKTASAINQLLTASGSPEVSVEEAEDGFILRLPASLLFSKGKAQIENDDARLFLKRISMVIAKLPSEVNTNIIGHTDDQKPDIDSIYKDNWQLSSARAITVAQELINNGVDAKKLIASARASYNPFASNDSEQGRAKNNRVEIHFVSLDKKEKERTKKSILDAGQ, from the coding sequence ATGGCAAAGTTAATAAAACCTAGCGACTGTCCTAAATGTATGCCCGGTTGGCTTGCAACCTTTGGTGATCTTATGTCGCTACTGCTGTGTTTTTTCGTTTTGCTTCTTTCTATGGCAACAATGGATGCGAAAAAATTTGAAAATGCCATAGGCTCATTGGCCGGTGCGCTTAGCGTGCTTGAAGGTGGTTCTCGTCCGCAAGTGCAAAAAGAGCAAGAGATGAGTTTAGAAACTAGCACTAGAGAAACCAGGGCAAAGTTAAAATCAGAAAACGAGATCATGAAAACAGCTAGCGCGATAAACCAGCTTTTAACCGCCAGCGGATCACCTGAAGTAAGTGTGGAAGAGGCTGAGGATGGGTTTATACTAAGACTTCCTGCTAGTTTGCTCTTCTCAAAAGGTAAAGCACAGATAGAAAATGACGATGCAAGGCTGTTTTTAAAGCGAATTTCAATGGTTATAGCTAAACTTCCTAGTGAGGTAAATACAAATATCATAGGACATACGGATGATCAAAAACCAGATATCGACTCTATCTATAAAGACAACTGGCAGCTTTCTTCTGCTAGAGCTATAACGGTTGCGCAAGAGCTTATAAATAACGGAGTTGATGCTAAAAAGTTAATAGCCTCAGCAAGGGCTTCTTATAATCCGTTTGCTAGTAATGATAGCGAGCAAGGTCGCGCCAAAAACAATAGGGTGGAAATTCATTTCGTTTCGCTTGATAAAAAAGAGAAAGAAAGAACTAAAAAAAGCATACTTGATGCGGGACAATAG
- the fliP gene encoding flagellar type III secretion system pore protein FliP (The bacterial flagellar biogenesis protein FliP forms a type III secretion system (T3SS)-type pore required for flagellar assembly.) yields the protein MRALFVLLVFFCVGFGADPVVPTINLSLSAPSSPQQLVNSLNVMIFLTVLTLAPSLIFMMTSFLRLIIVFSFLRQAMGTQQVPPSTILISLAMVLTFFIMEPVAKQGYENGIKPYLAEQIGYEEAFTNSVKPFKDFMVKNTREKDLALFFRIRDLQNPSNIDDIPLSIAMSAFMISELKTAFEIAFLLYLPFLVIDMVVSSVLMAMGMMMLPPVMISLPFKLLIFVLVDGWNLLVGNLVKSFH from the coding sequence GTGAGAGCGTTATTTGTTTTACTTGTATTTTTCTGCGTAGGTTTTGGTGCCGATCCTGTCGTGCCTACTATAAATTTAAGTCTAAGTGCTCCAAGTAGCCCGCAACAACTTGTAAATTCTTTAAATGTCATGATATTCTTGACGGTGCTAACTCTTGCTCCGTCTTTGATATTTATGATGACGAGCTTTTTGCGGCTTATTATTGTCTTTTCATTTCTTCGTCAAGCAATGGGAACACAGCAAGTTCCACCTTCAACCATACTTATCTCTCTTGCTATGGTGCTTACATTTTTTATAATGGAGCCGGTTGCAAAACAAGGCTATGAAAATGGCATTAAGCCTTATCTTGCCGAACAGATAGGATATGAAGAGGCGTTTACAAACTCCGTTAAGCCTTTTAAAGACTTTATGGTAAAAAATACAAGGGAAAAGGATCTAGCACTATTTTTTAGGATAAGAGATCTGCAAAACCCTTCAAATATAGATGATATACCTCTGAGCATTGCGATGTCTGCTTTTATGATAAGCGAGCTAAAGACGGCATTCGAGATAGCATTTTTGCTCTACCTACCGTTTCTTGTTATCGATATGGTTGTAAGCTCGGTTTTGATGGCCATGGGTATGATGATGCTTCCTCCGGTTATGATATCTTTGCCGTTTAAGCTTTTGATATTTGTTCTGGTGGATGGCTGGAATTTATTGGTTGGAAACTTAGTAAAAAGTTTTCACTAA